A stretch of the Saccharolobus caldissimus genome encodes the following:
- a CDS encoding AAA family ATPase translates to MLFDERPKEKREDLFDRDNEILTIKNNIKRPLIVISGVRRIGKTSVLLVALNEIKENFILIDCRKLKENYGRKDLYSLFSQALSSKLSYLRDILERVRGISILGNYVEIKWKGREYLSLSDLLDNLNKKRLIIAIDEAQRLRGPMSNEVKDAIAHAYDYDKNLTFILTGSEVGLLHDLLDIDNENSPLYGRYYFELSLERFSRDLSEEFLRRGFEEFSLKVEDNIIKEIADYFDGIPGWLTFAGNAYLNMRKIEEVKERAISIAKRELEHLIEEKSNVSQITGRRYKNTLRCLARGKNTWSSLLQCLQEEEGSTISSSVFDNIITNLEKLSIIKDYEFLDPIYKEAAKRLR, encoded by the coding sequence ATGTTGTTTGATGAAAGACCTAAAGAGAAAAGGGAGGATTTATTTGATAGAGATAATGAAATTTTAACGATTAAAAATAACATAAAAAGACCTTTAATTGTAATTTCAGGAGTCAGAAGAATAGGTAAAACATCAGTATTGCTAGTTGCGTTAAACGAAATTAAGGAAAACTTTATTTTAATAGATTGTAGAAAATTAAAGGAAAATTACGGAAGAAAAGACCTATATTCTCTTTTCTCTCAAGCCTTATCATCTAAACTTTCTTACTTAAGGGATATTCTTGAGAGAGTTAGAGGAATAAGTATATTGGGAAACTACGTTGAAATAAAATGGAAAGGTAGAGAGTATTTAAGTCTCTCAGATCTCTTAGATAACTTAAATAAAAAAAGACTAATAATTGCAATAGATGAAGCGCAGAGATTAAGAGGACCCATGAGTAATGAGGTGAAAGATGCCATAGCCCACGCATACGATTATGATAAGAATTTAACCTTCATTTTAACTGGATCTGAAGTCGGTCTTCTTCATGATTTATTAGATATAGATAACGAAAATTCTCCGCTTTATGGTAGATATTATTTCGAATTATCCTTAGAAAGATTTAGCAGAGATTTAAGTGAAGAATTTCTGAGAAGAGGATTTGAAGAGTTTTCGTTAAAAGTTGAGGATAATATCATTAAGGAGATTGCAGACTATTTTGACGGAATTCCTGGATGGCTAACATTTGCTGGTAATGCGTATTTAAATATGAGGAAAATTGAAGAGGTTAAAGAAAGGGCTATATCTATAGCTAAAAGAGAATTAGAACACTTAATTGAGGAGAAAAGTAATGTATCTCAAATAACTGGGAGGAGATATAAAAATACTTTAAGATGCCTAGCAAGAGGGAAGAATACGTGGTCCTCGCTTTTGCAATGTTTGCAGGAGGAAGAGGGGTCTACAATATCTTCTAGTGTATTCGACAATATTATAACTAATTTAGAAAAGTTAAGTATTATTAAAGATTATGAGTTCCTAGATCCAATTTATAAGGAGGCTGCAAAGAGATTAAGGTAA
- a CDS encoding GNAT family N-acetyltransferase, which yields MIIRKIKREDLDNAAKVMVEAMNGNLEGAKIIFNLFLELGECLLAEEEGEIIATACYISYKILSWIGNVAVKPRYQRKGYGKRLMSELLKLINTKVIRLDSTTEGYRLYRGLGFIEEYKTILYELRDLKGGNNVKITDKLKDWMMNLDKKAFGDDRGKLLGRINGLILYTQGGYGILSRNILGPLIAEDDFIAESIIRKAVELGARRIITIEDKTEFIEDLGGRRLYTCTRMRLGESINEDRSLIYGIYRYAFG from the coding sequence ATGATAATTCGTAAGATTAAAAGAGAGGATTTAGATAATGCTGCAAAAGTAATGGTAGAGGCAATGAATGGAAACCTAGAGGGAGCTAAAATAATCTTTAATCTTTTTCTTGAATTAGGAGAATGTTTACTAGCTGAAGAGGAAGGAGAAATAATTGCTACAGCATGTTACATTTCATATAAGATATTATCCTGGATAGGAAACGTTGCAGTTAAACCTCGATATCAGCGTAAGGGTTACGGTAAGAGGTTAATGAGTGAGCTGCTTAAGTTAATAAATACAAAGGTCATAAGACTTGATTCGACTACTGAAGGTTACCGACTTTATAGGGGCTTAGGATTTATAGAAGAGTATAAAACTATCCTTTATGAGTTAAGGGATCTAAAAGGTGGTAATAACGTTAAGATTACCGATAAATTGAAAGACTGGATGATGAACTTGGACAAGAAAGCTTTTGGTGACGATAGGGGAAAATTACTAGGTCGAATAAATGGATTAATATTATATACACAAGGGGGTTATGGAATATTAAGCCGAAACATTTTAGGACCTTTAATAGCAGAAGACGATTTTATCGCGGAAAGTATAATAAGAAAAGCTGTAGAACTCGGTGCAAGGAGGATAATAACAATAGAGGATAAGACTGAGTTCATTGAAGATTTAGGAGGAAGAAGATTGTATACATGTACAAGAATGAGGCTAGGTGAGTCAATTAACGAGGATAGAAGTCTAATTTATGGAATTTATAGATATGCATTTGGATAA
- a CDS encoding zinc ribbon domain-containing protein — MQKTYQGVYVNLYQLGLSLEQWLLQKGYKTQMFNAGNYVVVQAKKEGILRTIFGANRAFTIRLSGGQGILIVDVGMSDWLKAADVTEDVIAAMVFTPLAVIEGIEEIYNIKIEEDIIKEVERLISSARQPMWQQQMPYTPPYQPYGMPQNKVCRSCGFINPYNARFCMNCGSPI, encoded by the coding sequence ATGCAGAAGACTTATCAAGGGGTTTACGTAAATCTTTATCAGTTAGGTTTATCGTTAGAACAATGGCTTTTACAGAAGGGTTATAAGACGCAAATGTTTAATGCAGGTAATTACGTAGTAGTACAAGCTAAGAAGGAGGGAATATTAAGAACCATATTTGGTGCTAATAGAGCATTTACTATAAGGCTAAGCGGTGGTCAAGGAATTTTAATTGTGGACGTTGGTATGTCTGATTGGCTTAAAGCTGCCGATGTAACGGAAGATGTAATAGCCGCGATGGTATTTACGCCATTAGCGGTGATTGAGGGTATAGAGGAGATATATAATATAAAAATAGAAGAGGATATAATAAAGGAAGTAGAAAGGTTAATATCTTCAGCTAGACAGCCCATGTGGCAACAACAGATGCCTTATACTCCCCCTTATCAACCTTACGGGATGCCACAAAATAAAGTATGCAGATCTTGCGGTTTCATAAACCCATATAATGCGAGGTTTTGTATGAATTGTGGATCACCTATCTAG
- a CDS encoding FAD-binding oxidoreductase produces MDLKELEDIEHSQEEREDFSGEKVKPIIVFYPKNEEDVVRIVKFAKQNKIPVIAWGSGTSLTGAVSCNGNCILIDFSKMNKILEINEIDWYVRVQPGIKLIDLFEELERKGFMLPPDPASFFLCSVGGAVAESSGGMKGVRYGSFREWVLALRVVLPSGEVVKVGEPLRKNRAGYDLVHLFVGSEGTLGIITEIWLRIIPIPKRKMVTIAALLKDFESAADVIIGLRKNRILPELSEYVDADVVRALNKHLNAGLKETEGGMLLISIEEDMVNDVLKVLEGKTVDVMIAEGEEANKLYSLRAQAAIAVKAESKNVFYAEDIVVPISKLPEAIRKLKEIAAKYNTKFYVISHIGDGNLHPNIIIEDKEARERAFEEIARMAIEMGGSVSGEHGIGTQKAKLMAEQIIKHNGRTVLDLMYEIKKLIDPDNIMNPGKYVELAYKYYKEFSSQTIEIK; encoded by the coding sequence ATGGATCTTAAAGAACTGGAGGACATAGAACACAGCCAGGAAGAAAGGGAGGATTTTTCTGGAGAAAAAGTAAAACCAATCATTGTATTTTATCCAAAAAATGAAGAGGATGTTGTGAGGATAGTTAAATTCGCCAAACAAAATAAAATACCAGTAATAGCATGGGGATCTGGAACTAGCTTAACTGGCGCTGTATCATGCAATGGAAATTGTATATTAATCGATTTCTCAAAAATGAATAAGATTTTGGAGATAAATGAGATAGATTGGTATGTTAGAGTTCAACCTGGTATTAAATTAATTGACTTGTTTGAGGAACTTGAGAGGAAAGGTTTTATGTTACCCCCAGATCCTGCAAGTTTCTTCCTATGCTCAGTAGGCGGTGCTGTAGCAGAATCATCTGGGGGTATGAAGGGTGTTAGATACGGCTCTTTTAGAGAATGGGTATTAGCGTTACGAGTTGTTCTACCAAGTGGTGAAGTAGTTAAGGTAGGAGAACCATTAAGGAAGAATAGAGCTGGTTATGATCTCGTTCACTTATTTGTAGGTAGTGAGGGTACTTTAGGTATTATAACTGAAATATGGTTAAGAATAATACCAATTCCAAAGAGGAAAATGGTTACAATTGCAGCATTATTAAAAGATTTCGAGTCTGCTGCAGATGTCATAATAGGTTTAAGGAAAAATAGAATATTACCAGAACTTTCTGAATATGTTGACGCAGACGTAGTAAGGGCTTTAAATAAGCACCTAAACGCAGGATTAAAGGAGACTGAGGGAGGAATGCTGCTAATCTCAATTGAAGAAGACATGGTTAATGATGTCTTAAAAGTTCTAGAAGGTAAAACAGTAGATGTAATGATAGCAGAGGGAGAAGAAGCAAATAAACTTTACTCTCTTAGGGCTCAAGCTGCAATAGCTGTAAAAGCTGAATCGAAAAACGTCTTTTATGCTGAGGACATAGTAGTTCCAATATCTAAGCTACCAGAAGCTATAAGGAAGTTAAAGGAGATAGCTGCAAAGTATAATACGAAATTTTATGTAATATCCCATATAGGAGATGGCAATTTACATCCCAATATAATTATTGAGGATAAAGAAGCTAGAGAAAGAGCCTTTGAGGAAATAGCTAGAATGGCAATCGAGATGGGCGGTTCTGTAAGTGGAGAACATGGTATTGGAACTCAAAAAGCTAAGCTAATGGCTGAACAAATAATAAAGCATAATGGGAGAACAGTTTTAGATTTAATGTATGAAATAAAGAAGTTAATAGATCCAGATAATATAATGAATCCAGGAAAATATGTAGAATTAGCATACAAATATTATAAAGAATTTTCATCACAAACAATAGAGATAAAATAA